The Nitrospira sp. genomic sequence TGATCCCTATGGCGCAGCACGGTTGAAAATAGGTCGATCGACACCACTTCGCCATGGACGCCGATGATCTCGACGTACTCGCCAACGCTGAAGGGCTTGGTAATGATAATCGTCAGGCCAGCGACCACGTTGCTCAGGACGCCCTGCAACGCGAGACCGGCACCGAGACCGGCAACGCCGATACCAGCGATCAGCGGCGCGATCTGCACGCCGAATTTATCGAGCGCTGCAAGAACCGCGAAGGCGAACACGCCGCCCCGCACAACCCGAGCGATGAGACTCCTTACCGGCGGCTCCATATCCTGGCGGTCCAGCCAGCGCTGCACAGTCCCGCCCGCCCAACGGGCCAGCAGTGCGCCTACCGTCAAGATGGTTAGCGCCCCGAGCACCTGCAATCCGTAGCGGAAAGCCAGATTCGTTACAAGATCCATCCAGGACATGACGGCATCCGGTGTCATTTTCACATTCATGAGCGGGCCTCCTTGTAGCGTCCTGAC encodes the following:
- a CDS encoding mechanosensitive ion channel family protein → MSWMDLVTNLAFRYGLQVLGALTILTVGALLARWAGGTVQRWLDRQDMEPPVRSLIARVVRGGVFAFAVLAALDKFGVQIAPLIAGIGVAGLGAGLALQGVLSNVVAGLTIIITKPFSVGEYVEIIGVHGEVVSIDLFSTVLRHRDQSKVVVPNREIVGEVLRNYGVMRQLNLSVGVAYGSNLTDALRLARQIVAIHPRVLKYPEPLVGIATLGDSAIVLSIQPWVKITDYGTAQAELYQTVIEQFRAHRIEMPLPQREVRMLASA